A stretch of the Panicum virgatum strain AP13 chromosome 9N, P.virgatum_v5, whole genome shotgun sequence genome encodes the following:
- the LOC120689508 gene encoding uncharacterized protein LOC120689508 isoform X2, producing the protein MRRPRGTSDGDEDPGEEEEERRQAAPPPGKDGPGDALWRWRRKSLSEVVLSWSVDQILDKDLLREKVLKIPETFNTMEQYMTSFFGPLLEEVRDDMCSSMEDISNAPYADLLSVNSMRKGKGSFEISLGRWRGTSHGCGIDNYKPKAADVLLISETRPTNQYDILRQSKSCVIVWVSKVKGNKMTVKASRLMETGAQGDERRQMGVNKYDKSYSEGLDESWDMLDQEAVASKSRYSSAHNIVRKERAEAEKCSGQHGQNETKTHESSRRWSFCAMFLTNMVTYDRVWVVLRRGLTMDSNIIHSMLGRNNYAPGHCKYCSNNSLYEIKGDLCNFKLNDSQLDAVASCILASECSHRSSVGLVWGPPGTGKTTTVAVMLQMLLTKEQRTLACAPTNMAVLQVASRLLELIGDFSSRQQYSLGDIILFGNKDRLQMGKFLTKIYLDDRVQKLLSCFNRKNGWKYCVDSVITFLINCISRYRMSVDIQQGRSNACNLTFKKYFTSRFSALAKELAGCINTFCYHLPRGSLGKNFDRMMLAKSLVEKLQQLLSADDVSDEILFTIFKPADELPGSSSSHDDLIDDAADDLHECDISSDSPLDIKNLCIKTLMALSKMQLPCEDNELSIRDLCLKHAKLIFCTASGSFELFRLQSVKPISILVIDEAAQLKECESLVPLLLHGIEHVLLIGDENQLSSLVKSKIAKDADFGRSLYQRLCAMGYSKHLLEVQYRMHPCISKFPNANFYDHRISDGPIVKQETYVKSYLPGPIFGSYSFIHIENDMEMLDSLGQSSKNMAEVAAAANIVERLAKECSDKKQRTSVGVISPYTAQVIALQDRLGRKFEKHDFLSVTVKSIDGFQGGEEDIILISTVRSNKDGKVGFLSDAGRINVALTRAKYCLWILGNGTTLLASNSIWADLVRDSKRRGCFFDAFVDKDIAEAVMLVTKPEPRKQIEQAFSNRSTPYKLHKEKEEILPHKICSVKPYCLQSSVEC; encoded by the exons ATGCGGCGCCCGCGCGGCACaagcgacggcgacgaggatcccggcgaggaggaggaggaacggcgccaggctgcgccgccgccggggaaggaCGGCCCCGGGGACGCGCTGTGGCGGTGGCGGAGAAAGAGCCTCTCCGAGGTGGTGCTCTCGTGGTCCGTGGACCAAATCCTCGACAAGGACCTGCTCCGCGAAAAG GTGTTGAAGATACCTGAGACATTTAACACCATGGAGCAGTACATGACATCGTTCTTTGGGCCACTTTTAGAAGAGGTCAGGGATGATATGTGTTCAAGCATGGAGGACATCTCTAATGCACCATATGCAGATCTGCTCTCTGTCAATTCAATGAGGAAAGGGAAGGGATCATTCGAGATCAGTCTTGGCAGATGGAGGGGAACATCTCATGGTTGTGGGATTGATAACTATAAGCCAAAAGCTGCAGATGTGCTATTGATTTCAGAAACAAGACCAACAAATCAATATGATATTCTCAGACAGTCCAAATCATGTGTCATTGTGTGGGTCAGTAAGGTTAAGGGCAATAAGATGACAGTTAAGGCATCACGGTTGATGGAGACTGGGGCACAAGGAGATGAACGTCGACAAATGGGTGTTAATAAGTATGATAAGTCGTATTCTGAAGGTTTGGATGAGTCTTGGGATATGCTAGATCAAGAAGCAGTCGCTTCAAAATCTAGATACTCATCTGCCCACAACATTGTCCGAAAAGAACGAGCCGAAGCTGAAAAGTGCAGTGGACAGCATGGACAAAATGAGACAAAGACACACGAGTCATCAAGGCGATGGTCGTTCTGTGCCATGTTCCTAACTAATATGGTAACATATGACCGTGTTTGGGTTGTGCTTCGAAGGGGTTTGACAATGGATTCAAATATCATCCATAGCATGTTGGGCAGAAACAATTAT GCTCCTGGACATTGTAAATACTGCAGCAATAATTCACTTTATGAAATCAAGGGCGATCTATGCAACTTTAAGCTGAATGACTCACAGCTTGATGCAGTAGCAAGTTGCATTTTGGCAAGTGAATGCAGTCACAGATCTTCTGTTGGGCTAGTTTGGGGCCCACCAGGCACAGGTAAAACTACAACAGTTGCAGTGATGCTACAAATGCTTCTGACGAAGGAACAAAGAACTCTTGCATGCGCTCCAACTAACATGGCTGTCCTGCAAGTAGCTTCTCGTCTTCTTGAGCTGATTGGGGACTTCTCTTCAAGACAACAATATTCATTAGGCGACATCATTTTATTTGGTAACAAGGACCGTTTGCAAATGGGCAAGTTCTTGACAAAAATATATTTGGATGATCGTGTCCAGAAGTTGTTGAGCTGCTTCAACCGAAAAAATGGGTGGAAGTATTGCGTGGATTCTGTCATAACATTCCTAATAAATTGCATTTCCCGGTACAGAATGTCTGTAGATATACAGCAAGGACGCAGCAATGCATGCAACCTTACCTTTAAGAAGTATTTTACAAGTAGATTCAGTGCTTTAGCCAAGGAATTGGCAGGATGCATCAATACATTCTGTTACCATCTACCAAGGGGTTCCCTAGGCAAGAACTTTGATAGGATGATGCTCGCCAAAAGCTTGGTTGAAAAATTGCAGCAGTTGCTGAGCGCAGATGATGTCTCTGATGAGATTCTTTTTACAATCTTCAAGCCTGCTGATGAACTTCCTGGTTCTTCTAGTAGTCATGATGACCTGATAGATGACGCCGCTGATGATCTTCATGAATGTGATATTTCTTCAGATAGCCCTTTGGACATTAAAAATCTTTGCATAAAAACTCTTATGGCTCTTTCGAAGATGCAGCTTCCTTGTGAAGACAATGAGCTTTCAATCCGGGACTTATGTTTGAAACATGCTAAGCTTATATTTTGCACTGCTTCTGGTTCATTTGAGTTGTTCAGACTGCAAAGTGTGAAGCCTATAAGCATCTTAGTCATTGATGAGGCAGCTCAGCTAAAAGAATGTGAATCACTGGTTCCTCTATTGCTCCATGGGATAGAACATGTTTTACTAATTGGGGATGAAAACCAGCTATCATCATTGGTAAAGAGCAAG ATTGCTAAAGATGCTGACTTTGGACGAAGCCTCTATCAGAGACTGTGTGCAATGGGTTACAGCAAGCACTTGCTGGAAGTGCAATATAGAATGCACCCTTGCATCAGCAAATTTCCAAATGCCAACTTTTATGATCATCGGATTTCAGATGGTCCCATTGTAAAGCAGGAAACCTATGTCAAGAGTTATCTCCCTGGTCCTATTTTTGGTTCTTATTCGTTCATTCATATTGAAAATGACATGGAGATGCTTGATAGCCTTGGTCAGAGTTCCAAGAATATGGCTGAGGTTGCTGCAGCAGCCAATATAGTTGAAAGACTTGCAAAAG AATGCTCTGATAAAAAGCAGAGGACGAGTGTTGGTGTAATATCTCCTTATACGGCCCAAGTAATCGCATTGCAAGATAgacttggaagaaagtttgagaAACATGACTTTCTATCTGTTACAGTAAAATCTATAGATGGATTTCAAGGTGGTGAGGAGGATATTATATTGATTTCAACAGTTCGGTCCAATAAAGATGGCAAAGTAGGCTTTCTATCTGATGCTGGGAGAATTAATGTGGCTTTGACAAGAGCAAA GTACTGCCTTTGGATCCTCGGAAACGGAACCACTTTACTGGCAAGCAATTCAATATGGGCTGATTTAGTCCGTGATTCAAAAAGACGTGGATGCTTCTTTGATGCTTTTGTTGATAAGGACATAGCAGAGGCAGTCATGCTTGTAACTAAGCCTGAGCCACGGAAACAAATAGAACAG GCTTTTTCAAATCGTAGTACACCCTACAAGTTACATAAAGAAAAGGAGGAAATTTTACCTCATAAGATTTGCAGCGTAAAACCATATTGCTTGCAAAGCTCTGTCGAGTGTTGA
- the LOC120689508 gene encoding uncharacterized protein LOC120689508 isoform X1 has product MRRPRGTSDGDEDPGEEEEERRQAAPPPGKDGPGDALWRWRRKSLSEVVLSWSVDQILDKDLLREKVLKIPETFNTMEQYMTSFFGPLLEEVRDDMCSSMEDISNAPYADLLSVNSMRKGKGSFEISLGRWRGTSHGCGIDNYKPKAADVLLISETRPTNQYDILRQSKSCVIVWVSKVKGNKMTVKASRLMETGAQGDERRQMGVNKYDKSYSEGLDESWDMLDQEAVASKSRYSSAHNIVRKERAEAEKCSGQHGQNETKTHESSRRWSFCAMFLTNMVTYDRVWVVLRRGLTMDSNIIHSMLGRNNYAPGHCKYCSNNSLYEIKGDLCNFKLNDSQLDAVASCILASECSHRSSVGLVWGPPGTGKTTTVAVMLQMLLTKEQRTLACAPTNMAVLQVASRLLELIGDFSSRQQYSLGDIILFGNKDRLQMGKFLTKIYLDDRVQKLLSCFNRKNGWKYCVDSVITFLINCISRYRMSVDIQQGRSNACNLTFKKYFTSRFSALAKELAGCINTFCYHLPRGSLGKNFDRMMLAKSLVEKLQQLLSADDVSDEILFTIFKPADELPGSSSSHDDLIDDAADDLHECDISSDSPLDIKNLCIKTLMALSKMQLPCEDNELSIRDLCLKHAKLIFCTASGSFELFRLQSVKPISILVIDEAAQLKECESLVPLLLHGIEHVLLIGDENQLSSLVKSKIAKDADFGRSLYQRLCAMGYSKHLLEVQYRMHPCISKFPNANFYDHRISDGPIVKQETYVKSYLPGPIFGSYSFIHIENDMEMLDSLGQSSKNMAEVAAAANIVERLAKECSDKKQRTSVGVISPYTAQVIALQDRLGRKFEKHDFLSVTVKSIDGFQGGEEDIILISTVRSNKDGKVGFLSDAGRINVALTRAKYCLWILGNGTTLLASNSIWADLVRDSKRRGCFFDAFVDKDIAEAVMLVTKPEPRKQIEQRNNHANLGNGVLSWSSTPDMVAVRNDPPRRWNELPLPVRASSDQHSSLEGYRGWSKQNLGPQPHGRLYYEPLHSSSQTGNGRNTPRSAHMEESHGQNSVLDAWQYPRSYCNREYQNRTVYPESQNVVTYPYQSSSFQQRFQSYGVDRQFSSIQRQEPHGQIGSRGRGRPSCLERGGRGGWRERYVYHRTEEPRSRSWVQNGASETALCKRLAPEQRGTKRDWCEAESSDSLQQDNRKMRPECADQLPGQEYHGGSGELTYKLHAPEQGGVKTDGCKAEASSLPVQGDSKSTPERADQSHCTTWDSSSGAFSHGLPVSERKGVEIDLCEAETSDIPSQALNESSEASH; this is encoded by the exons ATGCGGCGCCCGCGCGGCACaagcgacggcgacgaggatcccggcgaggaggaggaggaacggcgccaggctgcgccgccgccggggaaggaCGGCCCCGGGGACGCGCTGTGGCGGTGGCGGAGAAAGAGCCTCTCCGAGGTGGTGCTCTCGTGGTCCGTGGACCAAATCCTCGACAAGGACCTGCTCCGCGAAAAG GTGTTGAAGATACCTGAGACATTTAACACCATGGAGCAGTACATGACATCGTTCTTTGGGCCACTTTTAGAAGAGGTCAGGGATGATATGTGTTCAAGCATGGAGGACATCTCTAATGCACCATATGCAGATCTGCTCTCTGTCAATTCAATGAGGAAAGGGAAGGGATCATTCGAGATCAGTCTTGGCAGATGGAGGGGAACATCTCATGGTTGTGGGATTGATAACTATAAGCCAAAAGCTGCAGATGTGCTATTGATTTCAGAAACAAGACCAACAAATCAATATGATATTCTCAGACAGTCCAAATCATGTGTCATTGTGTGGGTCAGTAAGGTTAAGGGCAATAAGATGACAGTTAAGGCATCACGGTTGATGGAGACTGGGGCACAAGGAGATGAACGTCGACAAATGGGTGTTAATAAGTATGATAAGTCGTATTCTGAAGGTTTGGATGAGTCTTGGGATATGCTAGATCAAGAAGCAGTCGCTTCAAAATCTAGATACTCATCTGCCCACAACATTGTCCGAAAAGAACGAGCCGAAGCTGAAAAGTGCAGTGGACAGCATGGACAAAATGAGACAAAGACACACGAGTCATCAAGGCGATGGTCGTTCTGTGCCATGTTCCTAACTAATATGGTAACATATGACCGTGTTTGGGTTGTGCTTCGAAGGGGTTTGACAATGGATTCAAATATCATCCATAGCATGTTGGGCAGAAACAATTAT GCTCCTGGACATTGTAAATACTGCAGCAATAATTCACTTTATGAAATCAAGGGCGATCTATGCAACTTTAAGCTGAATGACTCACAGCTTGATGCAGTAGCAAGTTGCATTTTGGCAAGTGAATGCAGTCACAGATCTTCTGTTGGGCTAGTTTGGGGCCCACCAGGCACAGGTAAAACTACAACAGTTGCAGTGATGCTACAAATGCTTCTGACGAAGGAACAAAGAACTCTTGCATGCGCTCCAACTAACATGGCTGTCCTGCAAGTAGCTTCTCGTCTTCTTGAGCTGATTGGGGACTTCTCTTCAAGACAACAATATTCATTAGGCGACATCATTTTATTTGGTAACAAGGACCGTTTGCAAATGGGCAAGTTCTTGACAAAAATATATTTGGATGATCGTGTCCAGAAGTTGTTGAGCTGCTTCAACCGAAAAAATGGGTGGAAGTATTGCGTGGATTCTGTCATAACATTCCTAATAAATTGCATTTCCCGGTACAGAATGTCTGTAGATATACAGCAAGGACGCAGCAATGCATGCAACCTTACCTTTAAGAAGTATTTTACAAGTAGATTCAGTGCTTTAGCCAAGGAATTGGCAGGATGCATCAATACATTCTGTTACCATCTACCAAGGGGTTCCCTAGGCAAGAACTTTGATAGGATGATGCTCGCCAAAAGCTTGGTTGAAAAATTGCAGCAGTTGCTGAGCGCAGATGATGTCTCTGATGAGATTCTTTTTACAATCTTCAAGCCTGCTGATGAACTTCCTGGTTCTTCTAGTAGTCATGATGACCTGATAGATGACGCCGCTGATGATCTTCATGAATGTGATATTTCTTCAGATAGCCCTTTGGACATTAAAAATCTTTGCATAAAAACTCTTATGGCTCTTTCGAAGATGCAGCTTCCTTGTGAAGACAATGAGCTTTCAATCCGGGACTTATGTTTGAAACATGCTAAGCTTATATTTTGCACTGCTTCTGGTTCATTTGAGTTGTTCAGACTGCAAAGTGTGAAGCCTATAAGCATCTTAGTCATTGATGAGGCAGCTCAGCTAAAAGAATGTGAATCACTGGTTCCTCTATTGCTCCATGGGATAGAACATGTTTTACTAATTGGGGATGAAAACCAGCTATCATCATTGGTAAAGAGCAAG ATTGCTAAAGATGCTGACTTTGGACGAAGCCTCTATCAGAGACTGTGTGCAATGGGTTACAGCAAGCACTTGCTGGAAGTGCAATATAGAATGCACCCTTGCATCAGCAAATTTCCAAATGCCAACTTTTATGATCATCGGATTTCAGATGGTCCCATTGTAAAGCAGGAAACCTATGTCAAGAGTTATCTCCCTGGTCCTATTTTTGGTTCTTATTCGTTCATTCATATTGAAAATGACATGGAGATGCTTGATAGCCTTGGTCAGAGTTCCAAGAATATGGCTGAGGTTGCTGCAGCAGCCAATATAGTTGAAAGACTTGCAAAAG AATGCTCTGATAAAAAGCAGAGGACGAGTGTTGGTGTAATATCTCCTTATACGGCCCAAGTAATCGCATTGCAAGATAgacttggaagaaagtttgagaAACATGACTTTCTATCTGTTACAGTAAAATCTATAGATGGATTTCAAGGTGGTGAGGAGGATATTATATTGATTTCAACAGTTCGGTCCAATAAAGATGGCAAAGTAGGCTTTCTATCTGATGCTGGGAGAATTAATGTGGCTTTGACAAGAGCAAA GTACTGCCTTTGGATCCTCGGAAACGGAACCACTTTACTGGCAAGCAATTCAATATGGGCTGATTTAGTCCGTGATTCAAAAAGACGTGGATGCTTCTTTGATGCTTTTGTTGATAAGGACATAGCAGAGGCAGTCATGCTTGTAACTAAGCCTGAGCCACGGAAACAAATAGAACAG AGGAATAACCACGCAAATCTTGGAAATGGAGTGCTGTCTTGGTCATCAACGCCCGATATGGTGGCTGTCAGGAACGACCCACCAAGAAGATGGAATGAGCTTCCACTTCCAGTCAGAGCTTCAAGTGACCAGCATAGTTCTTTGGAAGGGTATCGAGGATGGTCCAAACAGAATCTTGGGCCCCAACCCCACGGCAGGTTGTATTATGAGCCACTGCACAGTAGTTCTCAAACAGGTAATGGAAGGAATACTCCTAGATCAGCCCATATGGAAGAATCACATGGCCAAAATAGTGTTCTTGATGCATGGCAGTATCCAAGAAGCTACTGCAACAGGGAGTATCAGAATAGGACTGTTTATCCAGAGTCCCAGAACGTGGTAACTTATCCGTACCAGAGCAGTTCTTTCCAACAAAGGTTCCAGTCATATGGAGTTGACAGGCAATTCAGCAGTATTCAACGACAAGAACCACATGGTCAAATTGGCAGTCGAGGCAGAGGAAGACCTTCCTGTCTTGAGAGGGGAGGTAGGGGAGGATGGCGTGAACGGTATGTTTACCATCGGACGGAAGAGCCTCGTAGTCGCAGTTGGGTGCAAAATGGTGCTTCTGAAACTGCACTGTGCAAACGGCTAGCTCCTGAGCAGCGAGGGACAAAGAGGGACTGGTGTGAAGCAGAATCATCAGATTCACTACAACAGGACAACAGAAAAATGAGACCTGAATGTGCAGATCAACTTCCTGGGCAGGAGTATCATGGAGGCTCTGGAGAGCTCACCTACAAACTGCATGCTCCTGAGCAGGGAGGGGTGAAGACAGATGGGTGCAAAGCTGAAGCATCAAGTTTGCCTGTCCAGGGTGACTCAAAATCAACACCTGAAAGGGCAGATCAATCTCATTGTACTACGTGGGACAGCAGTTCTGGTGCCTTTTCTCATGGACTTCCTGTTTCTGAGCGGAAAGGGGTGGAAATAGACTTGTGTGAAGCAGAAACATCAGATATACCATCTCAGGCTTTGAACGAAAGTTCTGAAGCATCTCATTAA